Part of the Amia ocellicauda isolate fAmiCal2 chromosome 18, fAmiCal2.hap1, whole genome shotgun sequence genome, GTGCAGTTAATGTGTTTGGATACAGGGTGGCACTGGCATCCTGCAGTCGCTGTGTTAATttggtcagggtcagggtcaggggtGAGAGGCAGGTCAGGGGTCAGGCAATGTGACGTTGTTGTGTCGGTTCAGCTCAGGTTCAGATCGAGGGTGACTTCCTGCCCTGCTCCTTCTCCATCCTGGAGGACCAGCCAATGGACATGCTGCTGGGACTGGACATGCTCAAACGACACCaggtgtgcatctgtgtgtgtgcctctctctctctttccctctgtctctctctgtcttcgtctctctctctctgtccgctCATGCCCTCTCTGTCCTCCCCCCGCAGTGCTCCATCGACCTGAAGAAGAACGTTCTGCTGATTGGCACCACAGGCTCAGAGACCCGCTTTCTGCCAGAGGCGGAGTTGCCAGAGTGTGCCAGGCTGGCCTACGGGCCAGGCCGTGAGGACACCCAGCCTGATGAGATTGCTGACCGTGAGCTGGCAGAAGCCCTGCAGAGATCTGTACAAGAGACAGGTACTGTGGGAGAGaggggtgagggaggagaagataGAGGGAAGGTGATGGGGGGACAAAAGAAGAGAGGTGGAGGAGCAGTGCTGCAATTATCTGTATGGGACACAGGTActgcaggagagagggaggaaaacaGAGGAGGGGGAGGTAGATAGAATGAAGGGTGGgagaagagaaggagggaggaggaTCCAGGGTTGCTGTGCATGTAACATTTGTGTAATGGGCATGGTGtggacactcactcactcactcaaagCCCTGCTGTGTTGTGAGCACAGGACCACGAGCTGAGCTCAGGGGGGGATGTGGGTTCCCATCCAAACCCAGAGGGGGGGGTTCTCTGAagtggtgtgagtgtgttgagaGGAGTGTGTTCTGATGCCATAATTACTTGCCCTGTGTGTCCCAGCGCTGGGTCTTCATAATGATAACTGCTGTTTGTTTGGACATTtcgatggatggatgcatggatgtgttttttttttttttttttaaatctaaatctCTCAACTTGTTTGCAAACTGAAACTCTCCCCCACACCGCCCCCAGTATAGGGAGGAGCGGCGGCTGCATGTGTCGAGTGCTAAccgtgtgctgtgctgtgtgctcttGTCTTGTCTCCTAACCGCAGAAGGGGACCAGAAGCAGTGATGCATGCGCCCAGCTGAACGCTGGAGAGGGGCCCGGCCAGCAGGTACCCCACGGCTCTGTTGTCTGCCCTACCCGGGCTTAGTATAAAGGTGTTCTTTAACAGGAGGGCCAAGTGGCCCTGGGGGAAGGGGAGAGGGCAGTGAAGCCCCTGATGAAGACGTGGATTTGGGGCCTATTCTGCCCTGGTTTAAAGAATCTGTTTTTTGTTGGCGTTTGTTTCCCTTGGTGGTGAAACACAGTACATTGTCCCTGGGTGTCAGGAGTCTGTCAAGAGTTTGAGACTGGAGCCTCCTTGGTGAttggtgatttatttatttttttatttatctttaacaaacaataaaaaccaCTAGGTTGACTAGGGTGCCCACCACCAGTCAGGCACCTTCTCCCCAGGTCCTCCCTGCCTAGGGTCCCAGAGAGTAGACCCTCTCGCTCCGCAGGATGTGCACAGTGCGGTCTACCCAGGTCTTTGCTGGCTGACTGACCCACCCTGCTGAGGTGGGTGTTGACCCAGGTCGACCCACTTCCTCCCCGGGTGAgctgctctcactctctgacAACAGTTGGAAGTCAGGTTGCTGAAGAGTGGGTCAGAACCTGGGCTGTTGTGCTGAAGAGATTGCGTTGGGTTGTCAGTGTAGGTGGAGTACAGAGAAGCAGTGCAGAACACTGGTAAACTGGAGTGTGTTTTTGCTGTCTGAAGAAGTGAATCCCAGTCTGATGGTGGAGACGGCACAGTCCTGTGTGTGAGAAACcatcagagaaaataaatgaatacagatCTCCAACTCCTTACTGTTAAAAGtcctaatgatgatgatgacttcACAGATGCCCTTACACTCACAGCTGTCacaagcaagcaagagagttggtTCCTTGGCATGAAGTGGCCTTAATTGAGTTCTtctgatatttaatttatttttgtttattaatagttaatttttttgttttgcagataTTGAAGATGGACAAACTACCTCACCAACATCCCCTCCATTCCCCCAGCCAGTCGCCCTccccaacagcagcagcagcagcagcagcagcaggtcaCTCCCCCCTGCTGCCCCCCCCCTCAGTCAAACCCTGGACTGCTCGACCCCGACCCTGGCCTCCCTGCCTCCTGACTCTGCCCGCCCAGCCCAGGTGAGCCAGGACCTGTCTGAGGGGGGTTCTGAGCCTCTCTCTCCATCAGGCCGGGGGTGGGGACCGGAGAGCCCCCCGGGCCCAGGGCTATTAGTTTCCCAGGATCCCAATCCAGAATCTGATCAGAAGCCATCGGCTCCCCAGCTGACCTCGGCTCTGGGAGCGGAGGTggcctctccctcttcctcctcctcccccagtgTGTTGCCCCGGCCTTCCTCTCCAGACACCTCAGGGTTTGGCCCTGAACTCAGTCCAGCTGCGGGGGGGGCAGTCTggtcgcccccccccccctccggtTTCCCACGAGATGCGCCCCACCCTCTATCCGCCATGGGCGCCCGTCTCCCAGAAGACGTTCAGCTCGCCGACAACAACACGCTGTCCAGCATGCAGGTGGACACCAGAGCAGgggaggaggcagagggagagggagagtccGAGCAGCATCCCTGTCCTCCAGGCGAGGCCGGGGGCGCAGAGGAGGCTGCAGGCGCTGAGAAGGTGCCAGGTTCacgggagagggagggagacgtGGAGGGTCCTGGCACCACCCAGCATGACCCTGACCCTCGGCAGCATGACCCTGACCTTGAGCAGCACCTCCACCTTGACAGTGACCTTGACTTTGACCTGGGCACAGAGGGGGTGGGGAGAATAGCCCCTCAGTCCCTGGAAGAGAGTGCCTCCCTAGCCAGCTGCTTTGAGTGTACAGGGGGCAAGATGGGAATGGGGAGAGAGACacccccctcttcctccccctcctcttctTCTGCCTCTGCTGGGCTCCCCCCCGCCTCAGACTATGCCATTGAGACCCTGCCCCCAGAGGAGCTGATGGACACCACCCCTTCCCTTGCTGCTGCACTGCTGGAGCTGCATGAGCTCCTGGTGGCCAGTAGCCACCGTTCTGCAGTGCCCTCCCCCTCCCCGCCCCCTCCACCAACACCCCCCCCCAGGGGAGAGGATGAGCCATGGGGGATGCCCAGCTCTCAAATGCCAAGCctaggaggagagggaggggacaCTGTCTTCATTTCTCCACCTCTccttccctctgtctct contains:
- the ddi2 gene encoding protein DDI1 homolog 2 isoform X1; this encodes MLLTVFCVRRDRSEVTFSMEVSPELELRDFIALCELESGIPAAEIQITYAEQPLGDTARALATYGLKDGDVVVLRQADRPPSVQPAFPGLPRIDFSSIAVPGTSTGRRPTPAAMQQQRSPPPPPPPTLQPGSSSASSPQGLDDPALLRDMLLANPHELSLLKERNPPLAEALLSGDLERFTKVLLEQQQERARREQERIRLLTADPFDLEAQAKIEEDIRQHNIEENMTIAMEEAPESFGQVVMLYINCKVNGHPVKAFVDSGAQMTIMSQACAERCNIMRLVDRRWAGIAKGVGTQKIIGRVHLAQVQIEGDFLPCSFSILEDQPMDMLLGLDMLKRHQCSIDLKKNVLLIGTTGSETRFLPEAELPECARLAYGPGREDTQPDEIADRELAEALQRSVQETDIEDGQTTSPTSPPFPQPVALPNSSSSSSSSRSLPPAAPPLSQTLDCSTPTLASLPPDSARPAQVSQDLSEGGSEPLSPSGRGWGPESPPGPGLLVSQDPNPESDQKPSAPQLTSALGAEVASPSSSSSPSVLPRPSSPDTSGFGPELSPAAGGAVWSPPPPSGFPRDAPHPLSAMGARLPEDVQLADNNTLSSMQVDTRAGEEAEGEGESEQHPCPPGEAGGAEEAAGAEKVPGSREREGDVEGPGTTQHDPDPRQHDPDLEQHLHLDSDLDFDLGTEGVGRIAPQSLEESASLASCFECTGGKMGMGRETPPSSSPSSSSASAGLPPASDYAIETLPPEELMDTTPSLAAALLELHELLVASSHRSAVPSPSPPPPPTPPPRGEDEPWGMPSSQMPSLGGEGGDTVFISPPLLPSVSLQGLDNTEMEREREMEREVDREGEMEMESGGEREGEMEVDREGEMEMEREQVTETEREREGESRRVEEMEREREMESQEPPRVPPLTSEHKDLGAPSGDTAAPPPAPSIPLHSPTTVSDTEALPVCHPRPFPPPVVPNEVRLPDSLLHITRAGFSLAEAAEALERFHGNAELALLVLLARKITVPS